The Misgurnus anguillicaudatus chromosome 23, ASM2758022v2, whole genome shotgun sequence sequence CTTTATGTATGCATTCATTACTTTGTCTCTTTCACCTTCCATCGTATCTACAAGCATTGCTAATTCACTCTCAGAGATGTCTGTTTTCAGCTGCTCTCTTGCCTTTCGAGCTTCAGCCTTCCACTGCTCATATGTTTGCATAAGCCTGCCTTCTGCCTTTTGAGACATCTCCATCTGATATGCAAGCATTTTTTCTGTTGGAATACGTTTGCGAACAGAACGGCGTAATTCATTTCCTTCTCCTTCTGAATGATGTTCTAGCTCATCATCTAAAGCTTTACTTTGAGAAGGTTGCACTTCAACTGTTTCCATTTCCTTCACTGGAATGCATGGTTCTGATCCTTGGCTAGTCATCATTTACATCAGCATATAGAATAAATGAGATAAAGCTCTTACTGTAGCAGCCCGGTTGAAATAAAGTTGACTCTTGCACTGATGTTTGCGTTTGACTCTTTTTTccagtttttattttccttaaaaTGCACCTTATTTCACTTCACATTGCCTTTTTTGAGTCCACAACACCGTAAGAGCTAAAACACACAATAACATTcacaaataattaagatatatacaaaatgaaagtaaataatATGATATTTAACAATAAAACTATAACATTTAAAGATAACATCTAATATAGACAATATAAAATTACTTGTATAacaagaaaatatttataaGCAAGCATCAAGACTGTATTAACTATATTAAAGTGAACAAATACACGTGACTGACCTTTGTGCCTCTTTCAACCAGGTGCTAAAATAAAAGGAGgccaaaaacacaaaactaaccaaaaatatccaaaaataaaccaaaataaaccGTGTGCTACACTAATCAGGCAACTATTATTACTTAAAACTACTTTTTAGCTGCTTTAACTTTATATTTAATCATTTAACTCCGTGACCGTGTTGCTCCTTCTCTCCGTGCACGAGCGATCTCCCCATGTGCTCGATTTCTGTGCATGCGCGATCTTCGCGGCAGtccgtcatttcaaaataaaagtctctatAGGCTTAATAACTTTGcatgtaaataaaacatttttaaatcagaATAAACACAACTAATAATTAGAAACTTAAACTTATGCTTAATATAGTGCACGTAAAGGTATCAAAAACTATTCAAATAACAGGGTTATTTACAGTAAGGTCTCTCACCAATGTGAATTAATATGTGATTCTTAAGATGACTTTTCTGTGTGAAGCTCTTTTCACATTGAGGGCAGGTGTAAGGTCTCTCTTCAGTGTGAATCCTTACATGAGTCATAAGGGTTGCTTTTTGtgcaaaactctttccacactgaggaCAAATGAAAGGTTTCTCCCCAGTGTGAATTCGTATGTGACTCAGAAGATGAGCTTTAAgtgtgaaactctttccacactgagggCAGATGTGCGGCTTTTCTCCGGTGTGAATCACTGCATGATGCGTCAGGGATGATTTAATTGCAAAACTCTTCCCACACTGAAGGCAGGTGTAAGGTTTCTCTTCAGTGTGAATCCTTACATGAGTCATAAGGGTTGCTTTTTGtgcaaaactctttccacactgagagCACATGAAAGGTCTTTCACCAGTATGAATTCTCACGTGACTCTCAAGATGACCTTTCAGTGTGAAACTCATCTTACACTGAGAGCAGGTGTGCGGCTTTTGTTTGGTGTGAATTTTTTCGTGAGACATAAGGTTTCCTTTTTGtgaaaaactctttccacactgagtgcaggtgtaaggtttctctccagtgtgacttCTTACATGAAACATAAGTCTTCTTGCACATACAAAACTCTTTTCACAATGAGTGCATTTGTACGgcttctctccagtgtgagatTTCAAATGTGCCCTAAGGGAACACCTAAATGCataactctttccacactgctGGCACGTGTGACATCTCTCTTTATTGTTAGTGCTCTTGTCTTTGCTATGGTGTCCATTTCTTGTGGAAAGCGTTTCATGGGAACTGACTGAATGATTGGTTTCTCTTTTCTTAGTTGATATTTCTAAACAATCAGGAGATTCCTCTTCAGTGATGACATCATGAGGTACCTGATGTCTCTCCTCAACTTCATTCAGTTCCTCAGTTTCCTCTTTTACCTCCATCGTatctaaaacaaacaatacattatcaaaaatgtactggaaaacaaatacaattcagtttatattcaattcaattttatcaGTTTAGTcagtttttcatgtccatttacaaccctaggatttgtctttataatgaaatggtctattaatgaataataatgttgagctctgccctgattggctgtttctccttcagtagctctgtgtgtgtctgtgtgtagacagatcttatgtttgagtctgtatcagatgaaaattttgagaaataattccaattgtttggagattgtgtTTAATGTTAGGTTGTACAActtgactgtaacgtcacagtcgcTGTTAAGATTGGCCTGTTTCATATATGTCTTTTGCATGCAAAACTCTCTCACTTCTAACTTTAATGCAAATTATAACCACATTAGACTCACTCAGACTCCAATCGTTCGGTTACGTGTTTCTGGTtccaaaaacactttaaatctGTTTCACTTCAATCTGGCATCCCAGCCGACCCCTTTTCCAGTCATTCCTTACGCATACAGTAGGTGCGGCAACCACAGCTGCCCAAAAAAACCTTTCCCAATAACACTCGGATGCTGGTCATCAGAGGCTTCAAGACCTTCATTCGATCGAACGGCTTCCACATCAGAGAGGCCCACCAAACCCTCATCAGCTGATCCCACCTCCTGCTCCGAGACAACAACTATCAGACTCTATCCACTGCCACAGCTGTGTTGTTTCCTCTGCTCCACCTGCTTTTCAAAACAAGAGCCCcttatttttatgtattgtatgtATAGACAGGTTGATGGATCGTAATTTTGTTGTATTGTAAAGTACAATGAAAATAAAagctttcattcattcattcattcattttaatgatatgtcccctttaatattgtCTCGAGATTGTATTGAAATTTAAATGTGAAATCAtcaattgcattttatttttcaatttggcaGGAAAGATGCATTATCACCTTAAAAATGAAATGacaatttaattttgttttaatttttattttagtatttaGTTTTCAGATTTGGGAAATacttggcaattttttttagaatttaagtaattaatttaaaattgtCTGGAAAGAACTCCCGTATAGTTAAAGcccaaataaaaatataaataaaccattGTTTTGCTTCGTGCACAAAAAGAGGCTACCCATGAAAGATGCAGTCAACTTTGCTAAGATTACTTTTTATAGATATCACTGCTAGTAGTGCTTATTTTTCTCTAACAAGTTAAGAACTTCTTAttttaaatgttcatattttaccTCAGTACTAAAACAAAGTCGCTTTGTAACTATTGTATGCTTTTCTATCAAACAATGATTTCAACAAGTGAAGTAGAACAGCGTTTACAAAATAAACGATAAATGTTGTAAACTAGAGGTAATcaaagtaaaaatacatttttgtgcaGAATGTAAAAAAAGTGAAGCTTTAAAAATAAGTGTGCATCTGAATGCAAGTGCAGTAAACAAAGTGATTTGAAGTATAAACGAGTGAAATGATAAAGCATAAAATGAAGATAATCTGCTGTGGTGTTTGTTGATTCAGCTGACACttgtttaaatgatgataaagagtggaaatatatttaccaatacgtgttgtatatttattttcttttgctTCAGTTTCTGTTTCAGAGCGGATGTGATTCTTCTTCTTTTTGTTTTACGGCGGTTGGTCTCTCGAGCTTTAGTGCTGCATTACTGCCACCTGCAGCTCCGGAGGACGTATAAGAGAATTCATTCACACTAAAGAATCAAACATTTAAAGCGTTTATTATCAAATACCCAGGGAGGAAAGAAGGTTTCCCTAATTTTGTTATGCTTAGTTTGAACAAAACAATTAGCAAATGTCCTATATATTTTCAATACAGCATTAGTGACCATTTGTTTAGGCACTGATAGCAGATTAAATATAACAGACACAGTGACAAATGCGTTTTactaattattttattgcattaaacTGTAAtcatattatattaattattaagcttTCATATTGAATTGATTTGACATAGTctataaaataatgaaataaatagaGCATATgtttaacaaatcaaaacaatgaataaataatggcatTGGGTGTAAATTCTGACCTTAAAACAAGACCTTAATAAATAATTacctaaaattatttaaaaaaccaATAGCAGCaggtacaaaatatttttttatctgtttGTGCGACAAAGGGTCACATAGTATCTGCGTGTAGATGGGAGCAGTTTAAAAGCCTTCTGCAAGGGATGGCTCAAATCCATAATAATTAACTCAGCCTTCCTCAAAGTCCTAGTTTTGTACACATTGTTCAGATCATTCAAGGAAGTGCCAACAATCTTGCTAAACACTTTAACAATGCCCCGTAATCTATTTCTATTTTTAAGATTAAGTGACCCGTACCAGCACACAAAAGAAAAGGTGATTCAATAAAACAAGAATAAAACATCTTCATAAAAGTATTATCCACATTAAAACCACCAAGTTGCTTTGAGTTGAGTCaatttttttcctttatttttatttaataattgatggaatcatttataaatgcatttaaacaaaaagaaaagtAATGAAGGTAAGTACAATCAAAACCCTGAATATTATTTGCATTTGCAAGTTGTTCTGCAGGTGACCTCGTAACActtcatattacaatgcacttaGGGATTTCCAATTACACCAgtgcactcgtagatctacaaCGATTTTCAGGTACAATGTTTTTGGGAAAAGCAGCCCTGATCAATCCAGTTGAAAGCGTGGATCAGTAGATTAAGATATTATGTATGGATGCCTTGTAGCCATGTAGACTTGT is a genomic window containing:
- the LOC141359637 gene encoding uncharacterized protein is translated as MEVKEETEELNEVEERHQVPHDVITEEESPDCLEISTKKRETNHSVSSHETLSTRNGHHSKDKSTNNKERCHTCQQCGKSYAFRCSLRAHLKSHTGEKPYKCTHCEKSFVCARRLMFHVRSHTGEKPYTCTQCGKSFSQKGNLMSHEKIHTKQKPHTCSQCKMSFTLKGHLESHVRIHTGERPFMCSQCGKSFAQKATLMTHVRIHTEEKPYTCLQCGKSFAIKSSLTHHAVIHTGEKPHICPQCGKSFTLKAHLLSHIRIHTGEKPFICPQCGKSFAQKATLMTHVRIHTEERPYTCPQCEKSFTQKSHLKNHILIHIGERPYLQESTLFQPGCYTYTCNQCGRSFARKDNLESHTSIHTEEKPYTCPQCGKSFAIKSSFTHHRVIHTGEKPHTCPQCGKSFTQKSHLKSHILIHIGI